The window GTGGACGTAGGCGTTCGTGAATGGAACCCATAAATATTACTCTTTCGTTTGTCCAGGATAAAAGTCTCGTTGAAAAACTTGCCTTTGAGGAAATATGGCACAGAAATGTCGAAGAATCAATCCGCCAAGGTAACACAAAACCATTTGTGGAGGAAGCTATGCTGCAAGTTTCGAACTGGGGTTTTAGCCTAACAGAACTTCAAGCACAGCGAAAATGTCCGAGAAGAGGCATTCTCCCGTGGCTGCAATTCATGTATGGACTACCCAAATGTGAACTAACCGGATTTCTTGGCCGGATTCACATATGGCAGGTCCATACCTATTCATTGTATCTATTTCCTAGTGCTTTTGTATTTGAGTTTAAGCATTACCTTAACTGGTAGTTTTCAGGGAATGGATGATATGGTGGTTCCGCCATCCATAGCTGATCACATAGCCCGTGTGCTGCCGAATGCCAGTGTTCATAGACTTCAGGAAGAGGGTCACTTCTCATATTTCGTCCTCTGCGATGATTGCCATCGGGAAATATTATTGACCCTTTTTGGCATCCCGCAAGGTCCACTAGATACTGTCCATAAAACTCCAACCAACCACGATGAAAATGAAATTCGGGATGAGACAAATACAGCTTCTGTATGAAACATCACTTCTCTTTGGTACACGACTTCAGGGATTTTTCCAATTCTGAAAACGGAGCATGGAATTTGTTTCCCCTTGTCATCTGTTTTCGAGATAGTTTATGTGCACAACAAGAATCAAGATGAAAGCATTCCTTTTGTTTTCTTGAGCGTAGAAAGCTTTTCTGCCCTATTTTCCCATAACACAGAGCATTATAGTAAGAAAGGGAGAGCTAATTTTCACTTTAATTCCAAAAGTTGAAGTaatgaaattaattaattcCAAAAGGGTAAAATGTTAGGACAGGCCATTTGGATGAATATATATCTATTTTCGTGGCGAGATATTTCTACGAATaaaaacaattataatataattaaaaaaattctggATAATATAATGCAATTACCCCTACTTTATAATTATTTTCCTTGGATCATTACGTTGTAAGTTCCTCATTTATATTTACTCACatatttgattttgaattttttttaaaaaaaaccctcaAATTATTAGTCATGgaaattaattgataattattatcgactaaatttatatttaataattattgtagGAGTATGAGAACTAGTCCTCACGAAAGTTTATGCCATATGTCGGATTTGAATCTTGATGGACTTTGTTTTTCATAGTTAATCCATATTTATTATCAACATTTCAAGTCCTCGATTATTCTACACATGTCGATATAATCAGTGAACAGAAGCATGAGCGATCATCTCGTCATGAGTAGTAGCTGGACACTGAAAACAAAGTTATCATTGACTTCTctccaataaatatttgatttgcttGATATTAATTCATTGAGATGTTTATAATAAAAACGCATAATCTCTATACATTCTCTTGATATAAAATCATTTAACTGACTTGAGCTTCGGAGTGACTACACTGAAGAATATTCTGACACCCCACTAACGATCTATGTTATCTTAAGTGTGCAGACATACCAGAGTCTGGACACCTCTCATCCAAGATCCGATATATCAGGGCAGGAAGCAGCCCGACCCGATGTAATTACCCACCACTCTCAAACCCAATTCACCCGGTCATCCTCATGCATCTACACTTCATCAACGTTAGATTGTATATATGTCTATATATTAAACATAAATCAGCAAATAGTAGGATTTAAAAAAGAATTGAAGTACCCATGGaagtttttttaaatttaaaattgttGAAATCAACAGATTTGAGAGTAAACAAATACGTCTTCAAACATATTATATACAAGCCCACGTGCATCCCAAATCTCTTTTATTGACTAGGAACCACGAATCAACTACCCAATTGACTGTTAActaagttttaaaatatttattataattatttttgttaCGATGAAAGAACTCACATCCGTTACTCTTTTGTATAAACGGGATAAATCTCCGGCTAAATGCAGTAAATTAAATTAGTGTtagattaaatttaaatactcgaattaaattcaaaaattattttaaccCCAATCTTTACAATTTcgggaaaaattaaaaaaaaaattaaggaaTCAGATTATAGATGTTAAAGTTGTATAATTCataatttacattttaaaacttTGAAGAAATAAGGAGAGATGCTCTAGAAGTCCCAACCCTAAAAAATCCCATTATTTAAATTTCTCTGACACAAGGAAAAATTCAtcacagattttttttttttagaaaaaaagagGGTACCAACTACCAAGCCACATGGAGTTCCAGTGCAATATGAATTCTCAACGCTGAGAATCCAACTGTAATCGCTGCTAAATATTTGTTGCAgctattaaattttatataatataatttggattctttatttatattattatatagttattaatttaatatttattacagATGTCGTAGATAGATGATATATCACAAACATTCAATGAATATATCATACACATAATAATGTATATTAATTTAATGGATGATAACATAAAATATCGGGGGTTTTGGTAAAATATATTACGGATCTATGATATAGATCATCAAAATCGTAAATAATCGTTTTTTAAGTAAAAGAAATGCATcaacaaacaaaatattaaagaacaaaatattttgaaattaaaaactATAATACTATGAACATGTgtgaaaaaattatatatttggtgTTATATTCGACTATTTTGCAATTTCTGTTTCTTTCATTGtaacaaaatttaattttagtttgttatcttcatATATTGTGAATTGGCTATTTTTTCTACATAAAGCTAATGTGATGTCGACTTGATATCGACGTAATGCTCATGTGTGTGTTACATCAATGGTAAtattgccataaattgaaaattACAAGATTTAGAATTTAATTTAGATAATTTAAATGACTCAAATTACAAAGACAGTATATTTTGATGCACAGTAGGTAAACCCCAGTACTAACTCAACGGCTTACCAATCACGTTAATTAGGTAAACTACGCTGGACAAGTTCTATATGACAAGCTCACCTAAGAAAATGTTGGTAGAATGAATCGAACTTTTGATAATTGAGCAAACGCTCGTCTGTATCACTAACTCGTACACCCTATTGAAAGTTGTCATGGTGTAATTTTGGATATGCCTAAAACAGTGTCCATATTATCAAATTAACTACACGGTTTTCGTATACTGTAACAACATTTTTTTCTTCatattttattgtatttactactatttaattttaaaaattgtatagattttattttaataaaaaactaCTTCATTTTTAAATTTCCACGATCTGCTAATAATACTCATGCACCTTCGTTTAAAGTGAAATTATCCAACAATTAGAATTTATTTTATAACAACTTGAAGCGACCGGAGTTTTGTTCTCGCCAAAATTTGAATATTGGGCTCAGTCATTCATCAAAGGAGAAGATTGTGTCTCTTCACCACACATAGGGAGTGAACcaaatatggataaattattCTAGTAAATAATGGGAGAAATTGAAATTTTAGTCCTATAAATTAGTATGTTTTTCGTTTTAGTCATGCAATTtgttaaaatttgttttcatgTAGTAACTTAGATTTGAATATGTTTTTTTGTAAGACAatcttatatatttatattcgtgagacggattgATCTGGtccatgcatgcaatgtaaagtaatattttcgaaataaaaattaatacttttcaTAAACCAGGCATCGGATActcatttcataaaattaaccCGTCAGACTGTTTCGCGACAATTTTTACAGCAAAAAATGACTAAAAAAAATCAAGTCCCTATATGaaaccaaaattttgaaaaaaaatacgaTTAAAACTCATATCATATCAAGTTACATAACAAAAATTGCAATTTTCTCTAAATCGGGGTTTTAACATGGTTATGTTCAGTCCTTTCAATCAGTATTGGTATTCGATTATGTTTCAACAAGGTATCATTAAACCCTTAGATATGGTGTGAGGGTACTACCCCTATGCTAGCATCTCATCAACCCATGAACAAGATAGATTGAATGTGGGAAAATGTTTGCCCTTTGATGTCTTGTACCAAACGACTTGCATGTCAGTAAAACATCATCGCGTCTATCGCAACCGGACCAACAAATTTTGGGATGACTCGATATTTTAGTGGACAAAATTCTAGATTATAATGAAAGTGTCGATAAAAATCTAAGTGAAAAAATGTAAATATGTTTGTTTACGATTCACTTAATTTTATTTGGCAAAAATTGTCTGATTACTCTTTTTTAACAATTGGATAGTTAATCCGATCTTTGTTATTGGAATACCTCATTCATTATTGGCATGTCTACTACCAGAGattttttttgataaaatgTAAATATAAAACTCATTATAAATCAAGTAAATTAACGttttccataattttttttccttaaaacatgaataaaatgaatttgattattagaaataaaaaaattagtaatatttttatatattttaaacttttcaCATATATTACACGAAATAAATATCATGTCCTCTATCCAAAAATATATACTATATGTGACATAAACAAGCCAGTCAGATGGCCAAGTGGTCGCATGTACATGATATCTGCgcctttaaatttttattaatatattaattaattccaGTGATCGAAAATTTCGATTCGCGAGGCCCCTCTCCTGAAGCTCCCCTCTCCTTCAGTCAACCACGCACGAGCCACGCACAAATACTGGCAACGACACAAAAGATGCATACAAACACAGGAAAACACAAATAACATAAAAAGATCCGAGCAAAAATCACAAGATTCGGCGTAGGATCTGTGCTTCGTGTAGAAGGATGCTAGCTTTATCGAAGCCGCTATCAAGTCCAAGCAGGACTGACAAATTTCCGCCGCCGTTGCTGAAATTCTTGAGGAGCAATGTGGGGAGCAGAAGCCGAGGAAGATCGCGCACAAGCCCAATGTTCTACACGCGCAGCAGAAAAATCGATGCGGCTCTTAATGGAAATATTCAAGAACCATCTTCCCCGAAAGTCACTTGCATTGGCCAAGTTCGAGTCCGCCGCTCCGCCGTGTCGAAGGCCGAGAAACCACGTGGATCAGCGGCGCGCCGCCACACCTGCTGGTGGGTCAAGAAAGCCCTTTTTGGTGAGAAGAATTTCACGCTATCATGCTGTCGAAAGAGGTCATTCAGAAGGATTTTCTGCAAGTGGGGTTTGTTTTTCAGGTCTGGCTACTGCAAGAAAGTTGACGCCACGGAGGATTCCTTCAGGGCTTATTCTGATCAGAAAACCGAAAATTATGAATATTTTGGAGCTGGGGTGCAAGAATTTAAGAGGGATTTTCTTGAATCTCCATCCTCTCCACCAAAAAATGCTTTGTTCTTGACAAGGTGTAGATCTGCGCCTTACAGATCTTCTTCACTGGGTGGCAGGTTTTGGAGCTCTCCGTTATCTCAAAATGCAGACGAAAACGAGCCAGAAAATGAAGCAAAATCGGAGGAACTGACGGAACCCAGATACGAAAATAGTCCAGAAAGCGTAAAGGAATCGGAAAACTCGGCGAATATCGAGCAAGAATCGGAGGAAATTGCAAGATACTCGCTGCACCCGTTACTACTCACAAGATGTAAATCAGAACCCGCAAGAACAGGAGCAAGGCTTGATCCAGAAGCCACTTTGTGGAGGCACAGAAAATTAGGGGCATAATTTAGAGTAATTAAtacaatatttaatattttttagttttaattttcgttttggatttgttttttgttttttttactaTGAAAATTTAAGGTAATTGTATGAAgcaaaaattattgaaaatgaAGATATTTTGTATTTAGATAATGGGATATTTTCGTTTATTTatcttttatatataatatgatgTTCGTTGACGGATCGTGCTATTAAATTAGTGTTTCGTTGAATGGTTCACTGAAATTGTTTGGTGTAGTCGACGCGTGGCGTTATTCAATGCTCTTTGGCGGTAGAGTAGGCGAAATCATATATGATGGGGGGGTGGATCTAGTAATACTACATATTTTGCACACTCAGTGCGTGTGTACAGTTTTTTTGTGATTATCTAtggattaaaataaaatgtgatAAATTATCGAAGGACTAATTGTTATTTGAATTGTTGtaaatttgatatcaaattagTGCAAAATTGATAAAACAAAAAACAGATCAATTTTTTGTCTCTATTAAAAAATtcttaataatagtaataaataTGTAGTATGAGTTGACACAATAAAACGGGAAAAAGGGTACAAACGAGACtatgaaaaatttaaaacttttcaTTTATAGTGATACATGTGAATTTTTGGGACGCAAGGACAAATGTTACTTGTGCGCgtcgtgtatgtgtgtgtgaatGTGTGCGGATACGATTGATAAGAGTTACAAAACTCTTATGAATTGAGCTCTATGAGtgtattattttgatttatcttGAAGATATTGAGTCCAGTATTATGTAATAAGACCAAAGAAACTGATTTCCAAATATAGATATATGGTATCTCAGAGAGAATATGTTTATGAGACGATGTCTAAAAAATCCAAGATCGACAATTATACTCAATTTTTTCGAGCTCATTTTATTCAAGAGTAACAAATATTTAGGAGGATATTTGAAGTTTGTAATCAGGATATGTGAATTATCAAACAGTGAATGATATAGTAATTTTTATTTGGAAGTCGAGATCAAGTAACTTGTACTGGTTTGTTTTTATATCAATGGCGGAGGTGGTACACTTGAGATGCCCCGCAACTTCAAGATATCTTTAtcttttataaataattataaatttatatgcAACTTATTAATGTATGATTATTGTATTTACAGTAACTTAAATAGGGATCACTTCTAATTGAACGATAATTTCCAATATAGTTTAAAGTTATATTCAacgaatttttaatttttctttggtTAGTTTCGAATTGTTGAACGAATATCTACTGTTATCACATAGTCAGACACGATCTTGAAATTCCCGAGTTAATTTAATAAACACAAAAACTTTTATGATACAATCTCAAAATTCAATTTGTAAGACATGTCTCTTATTTGTGTGACttataaacaaaatattacttgttattataaatatgaacagATTTGATTTATCTTACGAATAAATGTGAGATCGTCTGACAAAATAATTTACTATTTCCTCACAATAGAATTACTATTCTTATATCATAAGATTTATTTTTGTTGTGACATGATTTATATATCCCATCAACTTCTTATAGGACTTGTGGTTATCTTAATATGttatgaattattattattcctTATTATTCTTGGGCCACCATTGATGTTTATTAGTTATTGAATGTGAACCCCACTTCTTATCGCATTTaattacaatttattataaaatttaattgagCTCTTTATTTTATTGGCGGTATGAAATTTAATTAGGCGACACTGAATTGTCATCTCATTTGTTACTATTCATTTAATAGCCCTCCCTACTTTATAAACAATTATCAAaccacacacacatattttatatatatatatatatatatatatatatatatatatatatatatatataaaatatgtgtgtgtggtTTGATAATATATTATACCATCCGAGACTTGGAATCTAAAGAGGAATCTGATTCGTGGCGTTGTTTTACAAAAACTTTTTCTTATTGGTTTTTGCAGACATGGAAGTTATTGGTTTCCAGCTTATATACCATCTTCAATTCAAACTGAGC is drawn from Primulina eburnea isolate SZY01 chromosome 10, ASM2296580v1, whole genome shotgun sequence and contains these coding sequences:
- the LOC140803571 gene encoding uncharacterized protein, with protein sequence MLALSKPLSSPSRTDKFPPPLLKFLRSNVGSRSRGRSRTSPMFYTRSRKIDAALNGNIQEPSSPKVTCIGQVRVRRSAVSKAEKPRGSAARRHTCWWVKKALFGEKNFTLSCCRKRSFRRIFCKWGLFFRSGYCKKVDATEDSFRAYSDQKTENYEYFGAGVQEFKRDFLESPSSPPKNALFLTRCRSAPYRSSSLGGRFWSSPLSQNADENEPENEAKSEELTEPRYENSPESVKESENSANIEQESEEIARYSLHPLLLTRCKSEPARTGARLDPEATLWRHRKLGA